Genomic DNA from Pseudomonas fluorescens:
GCGGAACAGGAAGACAGCCTGGCGCTGACGGACATCCATGAGCGCCAGGGGTTGGGGGTGGTCGCGATGACCGCCCAGGGCGAAGCGGCGCTCGGGCGACCGGAGTTGTTTGCACAACTGGGCATTCAAACGTCAGCGGTCCCGGAGCACGACGGCCCGATTGCCGGCCTGGCCCTGGACGGGCAGTTCCTCGCCTGGCTGTTGCTGGCCGACAGCGTCAAGCCGGAGGCACGGGTTGCCATGGCCGAGCTGCGCGAGCTGGGCCTGGGACGTCAGTTGCTACTGACCGGCGACCGCCAGAGCGTGGCCACGACCCTGGCCCGGGATGTCGGCATCGGCGACCTGCAAGCCCAGGCCCTCCCTGAAGACAAACTCAAACGGGTCATGGCCGAAATCGACCATGGGTTCCGCCCCATGGTGGTGGGCGATGGCATCAACGATTCCCTGGCGCTCAAGGCCGGAGTGGTGGGTGTCGCAATGGGCGCAGGCGGTGCAGACATCGCACTGGCGTCGGCAGACATCGTGCTGATCGGCAGCGACTTGCGCCGCCTCGGCACCTGCGTGCGATTGAGCCGCCAATGCAGGCGCACGTTGCAGGTCAACGTGATCATTGGCTTGGGCTGGACACTGGCAATCGTCGCCTTTGCCGCCTTCGGCTGGCTCGGTGCGGCGGGGGCGATGATCGCCGCGCTGCTGCATAATCTCAGTACCCTGCTAGTGTTAGGTAATGCGGGGCGATTGCTGCGGTTCCAGGAGCCACTCCTGAAAATCCAAGCGAAGGGAGCCGTTGGATAACCCTTGGCGAACTGTGCGTCACCCTTGCAGTCTCTGTTGGAGAGGGCGTACCCATACTGGCGTTACCCGGCACAAGGAGTGAATTTGGGACAGTGATAGAGAAAGGCTATAAATTCGATAGCCTGCTATTTTTCTATGATGGTCTACCCTCATTTCAGACGTCTGAAACAAGGGGGATTATTCATGCTCGCGCAACTTCCACCGGCCTTACAGAATCTGCATCTACCGCTTCGGTTGCGGCTCTGGGATGGCCATGAGTTTTCACTGGGTGACGACCCCAGTGTCACGATCGTGGTCAAGGACCCACAAATGGTCGCGCAATTCACCCATCCGAGCCTGGATGCGCTAGGAGCGGCATTCGTTGAAGGCAAACTGGAGCTCGAAGGTTCGATTCACGAAGTCATTCGTGTCTGCGATGAATGGAGCCAGGCCTTGGTCGAGGATGACGCCGACAACCCGCCGGTACGATCGCTCCACGACAAGGAAACCGACGCCAAGGCCATCTCCTATCACTACGATCTTTCCAACGCGTTCTATCAGCTATGGCTCGACAGTGACATGGCCTATTCCTGTGCCTATTTCGAGACGGGCAGTGAAACCCTCGAACAGGCCCAGCAAGCCAAATTCCGCCACTTGTGCCGCAAGCTGCGATTACAGCCGGGTGACTACCTGCTGGATGTCGGTTGTGGGTGGGGCGGCCTGGCCCGTTACGCGGCACGCGAGTTCGGTGCCAAAGTCTTCGGGATTACCCTGAGCAAGGCGCAGCTGGCACTGGCTAGGGAACGGGTCAAGGCAGAAGGCCTGGAGGATTCGGTCGAGTTGCAATTGCTGGATTACCGCGACCTGCCCCAGGACGGTCGTTTCGACAAAGTGGTCAGCGTCGGTATGTTCGAGCATGTTGGCCACGCCAACCTCGAGCAGTACTGCAAGACGCTGTTCGGCGCGGTGCGTGAGGGCGGGTTGGTGATGAACCATGGCATCACCGCCAAGCACACCGACGGTCGTCCGGTCGGTCGTGGCGCCGGTGAATTCATCGAGAAGTATGTATTCCCCAACGGCGAGCTGCCGCACCTGTCGATGATCTCTGCCGAGATCAGCGAAGCGGGGCTGGAGATCGTCGACGTGGAAAGCCTGCGCCTGCATTACGCGCGCACGCTCGATCATTGGAGTGAACGCCTGGAGGACAATCTCGAGGCCGCCGCGAAGGAAGTGCCGGAACAGGCGTTGCGGATCTGGCGTCTGTACCTGGCCGGCTGCGCCTACGCGTTCGCCAAGGGCTGGATCAATCTGCACCAGATCCTGGCGGTGAAGGCCCACGCCGACGGTAGCCATGAGTTGCCCTGGACCCGCGACGACATCTACACCCCTTAGAGAATCGGGGAAATAAGCCGGGCGATCCGCATGCCGATCTTTTGCAGGCGGTGGGTCTCCCGGCTTTCCTGTTTGTCGATTTCCACGGCTTGGGCGAAGTCCTGCTCAAGCATCTGCTCGACCTCGGTGGCGAACGGGATATCCACCGTGAGCAGCATGACTTCAAAATTCAAGCGGAACGAACGGTTGTCCAGGTTCGCACTGCCAATGGCGCTGATTTCCCGGTCGATCAACACCACTTTCTGATGCAGGAAGCCCGGTCCATAACGGAACATCCGCACACCGGCCCGTACCGCTTCAAACGCGTACAGGCTGGACGCTGCGTAGACGATCTTGTGGTCGGGCCGCGAGGGCAGCAGGATGCGCACATCCACGCCGCGCAGTACCGCCAGGCGCAAAGCTGCGAACACCGCTTCGTCGGGGATGAAGTAGGGCGTGGTGATCCAGACGCGTTCGCTGGCGGCGTGAATGGCCTCGACGAAAAACAGCGAGCAGGTTTCATAGGCGTCGGCCGGGCCGCTGGCCAGCAACTGGCAAAGCACGCCGTCGTCCGGGTAGCTGTCCGGCAGGATCAGCGGGGGCAGGGAACGGGCCGCCCAGAACCAGTCTTCGGCGAACGACTCTTGCATGCTCGCCACCACCGGCCCGCACACTTGCACATGGGTGTCGCGCCACGGCGCCAAGGGTGGTTTATCGCCCATGTATTCGTCACCGACGTTGTGCCCGCCGACGAACCCTTGCACGCCGTCCACCACCACGATCTTTCGATGGTTGCGAAAGTTGACCTGGAATCGGTTGAGCCAGCCGCTGCGGGTGGCGAACGCTTTTACGTGGACGCCACCGTCGCGCAAGGCTTGCACGTAGCGGTGGGGCAGGGAGTGGCTGCCAATGCGGTCATAGAGCAGGTACACGGCCACGCCTTCGGCGGCTTTCTTCAAGAGCAGCGAGTGCAAGCGTTGACCGAGGCGGTCGTCATGGATGATGAAGAACTGGATCAGCACGGCCTGTCGTGCCTGTTCGATGGCCTGGAAAATCGCCTCGAACGTGGCGTGGCCGTTGACCAGCAAACGCACCTGATTATTGGCCAGGCACGGTGTGCGTCCCAGTTTCGGCATGGCCCGTAACGAGGCATAGGCCTGGGAGGCGCGAGCGGTCAGGGCTTCTTCGACCCAGGGGCGCCAGTTCAACTCGGAGATTGCCTTGCGCATTTCTTCGTTGGCTTGCCGGCGAGCCTTGATGTAACCATCGAACGTGCTGCGGCCGAACACCAGGTAAGGAATCAACGTCAGGTAGGGAATAAAGGTCAGCGACAGGGCCCAGGCAATCGATCCTTGGGCGGTGCGCACCGTCAGCACGGCGTGGACGGCGGCAATGGAACCCAGGGTGTGGAGCAGCGCGATCAGGTAACCGAAAACATGCGGGCCGAAATAATCCATGGGGCAGCCTTGCTCCTGAAGTTTCAATGCTTAACAGACCATGTTCCGTGACGAATGTCGCTATTTAATTCACAGGTCCGGGCTCTGAACCGAAGCCGGCGGACGGCGTCTAACGGCCACTTGTCCTCTGGAGTTCGTGTAATGAATGTTCGTCTGCTGGGTGTGGCCTTGGCGATGGGTTTGTCGGTTCCGATGGCGGCTCAGGCGCAGATGCTCCAGCCGGGTTTGTGGGAATTGACCACCAGCAATATGAAGGTCGATAACCAGAACCTGCCGGACCTGCAACTGATCCTTGGCCAGTTGCAAACCCAGATGACCCCGGAGCAACGGGCGATGCTGGAAAAGCAGGGGATTACCATGGGGGGTAAAGGCATTCGCGTGTGCCTGACCCCGGCGCAGGTGCAAACCAATGACATTCCGCTGCAAGACCCGCAATCGGGTTGCAAGCAGCAGATCACCGAGCGCACCGGCAATCAGTGGAAGTTCCGCTTCAGTTGCCCGAAAGCCCAGGGTACTGGGGTCGCGACATTCCAGAGTGATCGTGAATTCACCACCAAGGTCAACGGCACGTTCAATGCCACCGGCATCCAGCAGAACGGTAGCCTC
This window encodes:
- the cfaB gene encoding C17 cyclopropane fatty acid synthase CfaB, with translation MLAQLPPALQNLHLPLRLRLWDGHEFSLGDDPSVTIVVKDPQMVAQFTHPSLDALGAAFVEGKLELEGSIHEVIRVCDEWSQALVEDDADNPPVRSLHDKETDAKAISYHYDLSNAFYQLWLDSDMAYSCAYFETGSETLEQAQQAKFRHLCRKLRLQPGDYLLDVGCGWGGLARYAAREFGAKVFGITLSKAQLALARERVKAEGLEDSVELQLLDYRDLPQDGRFDKVVSVGMFEHVGHANLEQYCKTLFGAVREGGLVMNHGITAKHTDGRPVGRGAGEFIEKYVFPNGELPHLSMISAEISEAGLEIVDVESLRLHYARTLDHWSERLEDNLEAAAKEVPEQALRIWRLYLAGCAYAFAKGWINLHQILAVKAHADGSHELPWTRDDIYTP
- a CDS encoding DUF3617 domain-containing protein, coding for MNVRLLGVALAMGLSVPMAAQAQMLQPGLWELTTSNMKVDNQNLPDLQLILGQLQTQMTPEQRAMLEKQGITMGGKGIRVCLTPAQVQTNDIPLQDPQSGCKQQITERTGNQWKFRFSCPKAQGTGVATFQSDREFTTKVNGTFNATGIQQNGSLDTRAVWLGQDCGTVKPRA
- the cls gene encoding cardiolipin synthase, whose amino-acid sequence is MDYFGPHVFGYLIALLHTLGSIAAVHAVLTVRTAQGSIAWALSLTFIPYLTLIPYLVFGRSTFDGYIKARRQANEEMRKAISELNWRPWVEEALTARASQAYASLRAMPKLGRTPCLANNQVRLLVNGHATFEAIFQAIEQARQAVLIQFFIIHDDRLGQRLHSLLLKKAAEGVAVYLLYDRIGSHSLPHRYVQALRDGGVHVKAFATRSGWLNRFQVNFRNHRKIVVVDGVQGFVGGHNVGDEYMGDKPPLAPWRDTHVQVCGPVVASMQESFAEDWFWAARSLPPLILPDSYPDDGVLCQLLASGPADAYETCSLFFVEAIHAASERVWITTPYFIPDEAVFAALRLAVLRGVDVRILLPSRPDHKIVYAASSLYAFEAVRAGVRMFRYGPGFLHQKVVLIDREISAIGSANLDNRSFRLNFEVMLLTVDIPFATEVEQMLEQDFAQAVEIDKQESRETHRLQKIGMRIARLISPIL